DNA sequence from the Eptesicus fuscus isolate TK198812 chromosome 7, DD_ASM_mEF_20220401, whole genome shotgun sequence genome:
TTACTGCACTGGAAATGAGATGAACTGAGCAAGCTGGCAGGGAGAGTATTGTCTTTGTTGATGCATTGATCACCACCTGTATTAAATCCAGACTGCTGGAAAACTCTAACTAAATACTTTTAGGCATGATAATATCCACTGAGAATAACAAACACATCTACCAGTTATAGACATAACTGGGGTTTGGTaagaaagttaatttttattcacttgaattaaAAATCACCTAATATTCTCTGCTCAGTTTTATTAAATAGAACTCAGTATGGTAATGTGTTTTAaatctgaactttaaaaaaaacaagccGGTCTTTGGATAGTCCTTTTTATTCTAATTCTACTAAGAACAACAGCAAAACTGCAACCTCTCCATAGAACAAGGGTGGGGAGCATCCAGCCCATGAGCCCtgtaaggcccaagaaatcatttggtctgctCCTGCCAAGGCAccgggggtgagttaattaaatgtttgaccaaatacagcaggctaatttttaagttgataattgtgtatggcctgtgaatgatgttataaatatccaaatgacccttggaaaaaaaaaggggggttccccacccctgctatagaaatatagaaaggagaaaaatgtacCTAGCACAGTGTCTAAAAAAAGTGAATAACTCAAACTTACGTTGCAACTACATGTGAGTCTCTATCATGTTCTCTTTAATTCTCCTCACACTCTCCAATCATGGACAAAAAAGACGCACCTGTGTGCTAAAAGTCAGTATTCCATACTAGAGCAGATGCTGACAGAGTGACAGTGGCTACATTATTTTTTGtactcagcccctctcctctccctccctttataGAATAATTTCTATCCTTTTATGTCTTATGACTGGATTAGCTCAAGAAAAAACAAATCACATCAGAAAGAAGGGAACACCTTCCTGAGAACGGAATGATTGGCAAGCTGTAGCAGAGTCTGGCCACTTGGCTTGGTTAACAAATATAACTATAAACCCTTGGCAACTTTAAACTAATGCCCAAGTTAGAAGATGAAACAATTATTTGTAGTGCTCTCTGTGCACAGTTACTTTAGATGCTTCAACGATACTGCCTGTTCCTCTCTCTCAGTGGTAAACTTGTGAAAATTATCCCAATGATAATCTCAACCTAATTTTCcacataattgttctatttttttatcttAAGTGATGAACAATAAAAGACCCatgcccaccacacacacacacacacacacacacacacacacacacacacacacaaactatgaTTAATAATATCAAAAAGGCTGTGAAAAGAAGGAAGCCAACTGCAGTTTGGTTCACTTTACTATATAGTTTGTGTATGTTTTCTTAAAAGCAGCACtttaacaatacaaaaaaaaatcagttcaatacttttaaatattttattgaaaacattAACACATTAATGTATCAAGTAGATACTTTTTTTTGAAGCAAGTAGATAAAGTAAATATTACCTAATTCATGATTTATGATATACTATAGGTATtaaagtaatataattttatttagcaGGCTCCcttgaaatattattaaaatggaaacatgatttttttaaaatttgtgacaTCAACAGGACATAAACTGAGTCATGAGACGGTAAATATTCAGAGTTATCCTCTAAGCCAACTGCTTTGTTACTTTCAGTCCTACCTTAAAGATGTTATGTCAATGATTGCTAATTCCATTAGGGGTATTCTTTCAAAAAGTCATGAAGcaaaatatttcttcatttaaacaattttatttatggtGGAATTTTCAAAATGTCTTGTATCTTGAAATTATCCACAAAGTACTATTTTGTGCTTACATTAAAAAGATGTATTTcttataagaaaagataaaatatataccattagacagtattattatatttttatttaatacaataTAACCaaagaattaaagagaaaaacgttaaatatgtttaaattttccTATAACTAACTTATTTCCAGCTGTTCTaatgttttgaagaaaaaataaagatctaaACACCAGAGATAATATTTTGATAagcaatattaataaaaatataatttaagcaTTGCAACAAGCTACCTTCAATAAATTGCTCCCTATCAGAAATAATATTATTGGAACTAAGTATCTAAAgcaaagaataagaataaaagagagggggaaggaggcgaggaaggaggagaaaagataTAAGTATTAATGGCAATGGTCACTTTTTAGTTAAATACATTTCTTATAAAGTGGCAAGATAATATGTACAAATTTACAACTGAAAGGAAATCTTTATATATGAGTTGACTTGCTTTTGGACTCTTTGGGCATCCTTCTTTCTGTAGGTCCTCCTGGCAGAACTGATGGGAACTAGATTTTTAGTTCATAGGACATGATAGATTAGCCTTGAACTAGAAGCCCCTGGGGTTGCAGGCTGTGAATCAGTGCTGGCAACTGGGGAGAGAGAGGCCGGGTGCTGCAGAGGCAATCCAGGTTGCTCTGAGTTGGTGATCCGATCCACTATGCTGGATAAGCAATCCAGGCTGGATAAGGAGCTTTTATCTGTGGCATATACTATGGATacaaagagaaaatcattaaaaagaaattccCAAATATACAGCCTTGCTTATGTTGTTGCCCTTTAAACCGTAGTTCAGCTCTTTTGACACCACGGGGTCAGCTGGTCTCAGAAAGCCTGATGTAGAaatcttcaacaaatattcagCAATTCATTGGCAGTGAATGAAGGGAGTGAAAAGTCCATCTAGTACTATTGCAAGCAAAAGTGCACGTGTTTGTATCTGTTAGGTGgatttttgattttaaaaaaagtgtgtgtgtgtgtgtgtgtgtgtgtgtgtgtgtgtgtgtgtgtgtcccttttgCTCTGCCAAGAACTCTGCAAGAGAACCATCAATCTATTCCCTTCCTGGATGCTATGGGGAAGGAGGGACTGCTTTGACAGGTTCTAACTGTGAAGGTGAACTTGTCTTTAAACTCTTCTGAAGCCATCACTTCTTACCATTTGGTACATCAGGACAGTAGATGCTGTCAAAACTGCTGCTCTTTCTGGACCAGACAGGGCTGTTACATTCAGGCTGTAATATAAGACACAAAAGAAGTTTGTTTTCAGGTCTTGGCAAAAGATTCTCTGCTCTAGAGTAAGGCAGCGCTTGCCCACCAGGCTCCCTAAATTGACCACTGTCAATCACCTTCATTGCCTTGATTTAGGAAGGGTTAGCCCCACCAAACTGCAAGGGCACGGAGGTCAGCCTCTGTGCTTGGAGAAGAGGAAAGCAGCAGcaaagggaagagggggtggaATTCAGCAGCCATGTGCGTTGGGTTAACCATGCAAAATGGATTGGAGTAGAAGGAAGCCACACTAATTCAGGGAGGGAACACTTTCCCAGGGCAAAAACACATTAAAACCTGGCAGTGGTGGAGAAGACGCCCTCTGTAAAGAATGCGTCAACATCTCCTTCCAGCCAGGCCTCAGCAGAGCAGGGACGGCAGCCCatccatttctttccatttcctcatTACGTTACAAACTGTGGGGCAGTGGGAGCTTGAAAGAGACGCCTTTAAGATGTTAGTATACGACAGGGTCCACTGGTggtatattttggaaatcaacCGAGTGATGGTGAAATATGCGATTTGATCATTCACAGCCACCTATGTCACAGGGCAACTCTCTCCTGCAATGCACAGGAGCTAGAACCTGGTAAGAAGTCAAAAACGCCACGTCCCGTTCAACAGCTGTTTCCTGGCATCTTTCCAAACGTGGCATCTCCCTTCTCTTACAGCCACTAccatcccacccccagctgccaaCGAAATAGTCACTGAACGTTCAGTTGCCACACCTGGTCTAAATGACAGAGAAGGAGTTTGGGGAAAGATAGAGGGGTGCCCGGGTAGGTGCCAGAGCTGTCCCTTACCATGCCGTCGGAGCagttggaggtggggctggcgggCTCGGAGCAGCTCTGTCCCGGCATGCTGTAGTAGTTCTCCACCTGCtccctcagcagctcctgcaggcTCTCTATGTAGCGGATGGCATTCCTGAGGATCTCCACCTTGGGCAGCCTCTGGTTGGGGTTGGTCGTGGTGCACCTCTTGAGCGTCTCGAAAGCCTGGTTGACCTTCTTCAGGCGCCTCCGCTCGCGCATGGTGGCCGCCTTCCGCCTGTCCACGGTGGTGGACTTCCTCTTGCACGCCTTGCAGGCCCACAGGAGGCAGTGGCCGGCCTGGTGGTGGCCCGAGGGTGCTCGCACGTGCTCGTCCTCGTCGGAGCCTTGCAGCTCTGCTCGGTGCGCCCCGAAGGCAGCCGCCGGGGCCTCAAACTCGTCCCCGAACTCGCCCTCGGGGGACGGGATGCAGGCGCCGTCGTAGAAATACTCAGAAGGCGAGAACTGGCAGCCTTCCATCAGGTCCATCCCCGGTGGCCACGCAGGCGGTGGCCCCTGGACAGCCGCgagaggggatggggaggaaCTGCAGGCTGGCGCGGCTGGGGGCCCGGCAAACCCGGCGGAGCTCCCCGGTCGGTTTCTCGGGTTAATTAACCGAGGCAGACGCCTGGCGGCCCGGGTCGGCCGGGCCGGGGTGagggctctttatatattctggagggagggaggccggccCCAGAGGCCAGGCACCATTAGCATATCCCACCGCAGCCCCCGCCGGGGCTGTCTGCGCAAACCTTCGCCTTCCCTCCGGGGACAGCTTGCTGTGCACGGCCCCTCGGACGCTGATGGTGTCACTGCCTTTGTGCCGGGCGGGGGCACGGGCCCCAGCCCGCTCACTGGCACTCTCTGGACTGATGCGCTGAAAGCGTGTCACAGACAAAAGGAGCCAAGGAATCCCAACCCTTGGCCGTTGCCCGCACAACGTGAGACGTGATGTAAAAGCCCACCTGCCTACCCACGCCTGGGCGGAAGGAACCACCTTATGGTTCAGCGTTTGGGcctgtttttttaatgaactttaGCTATCTCggggtttcttttttttgtcaGTGGACCGGAGTAACAGTTGCTAAGAACTTAAATGGACACTTTCGGTCATGGACTGAGTTTGGATGGCTTACAACATCCATTCGGCGTCGGTCAGGTTGTCATTTCTAAGTCCTGTGCGACTGGGGGCAGGCGGGAGCTCCGCgcgctctgtgtgtgtgtgtgtgtgtgtgtgtgtgttgtgtgtgtgtgtgtgtgtcatctaAAAGGAGGTGTGCtccagggccaggtgggggggaAAGTctgccttcctttcccccttccgCACGCGTTGCCCGAGCGCCTCCTCCTTCCACCAGGCCTTCCCTAGACCCGGATCGGGCCTGCGACCCGCACAGCCGCACCCCTGGGATTTGCATGAGAAGAGACGCCGTTTTAGAAGGTGAACTCCCTCTCCTGGGGCGcggctcctctctccccctctttctgcCCCGCCCTGTCCCTTCCACAGACTAAACAGCCACGCTGAGCTTTGGGGTCGCTAATTTTCTGCTTTCAGGCAAACTAACACCGTTACAGATGCATCCCAGCTGCCAGTGCAGCGATCCCTCTCAGCTCGTGTACAATTTCCAGCACAAACCCTGGGTAACTTCACACACTCCCGTGATAAAAGCCTCCCAGAAAAGCCATCGTAAGGGGGCCCTTTCAAACTTTGGTGGGGAGAAGAGGAGCGGGGAGGGCTGTCATTTGAGCAAGAATAAATCTATTAATCAGCTTTTGCCAACCCTCCTCTGGCCTTAGCCCATGTCCAGGTCACTAGGGGCTGGGGGTGCTGCTTATCGGTAGGAAAAACAATTGATTAAGATTTAGCACACAAACAGGCTTAAGGAGACGGGGTTTGGGATCAGAGCTTGCAGTCCCTGTTAAAGCAGGAGGGATTGTTCTCGCCCGGATCTACAGTCCTCCAGTACAGTAAGTGTTGTGGCTCCAAAGTTACTTGGGGTAGTGTGGTGCTTTCCTTTCTACTGCTTttcctaaaattattttcctcaagCAGCCCTGACTGGCTGACCCCATGTCCGCAGGGGCCAGGGAAGTGCTAACTTCTCAGGGTGAGATCTGCTCTCCAAAACCAAGGCCACGAAAaccaggggtgggagggtgccCGTCACTAAGGTTTGCTACAGGGTGCTGGTAGCAGTCTCCTCGCCCAGGTTTTGTCATCCTGTGAACACCCAGCTCCCTTTCCCACCATGGGCTGCTTCATTGTCCGGCCAGTGGGGAAATCCGTCCGCACCCTATTTAGGACTCTTAGCAAGTGGATGGCTTTGAAATGAATACAGTACCCAGGGCTACTACACCAGATAACAGAGTCAGTTCCCTAAAGGACTCAGGGGGAATGAAGGCTGCAT
Encoded proteins:
- the MYF5 gene encoding myogenic factor 5, encoding MDLMEGCQFSPSEYFYDGACIPSPEGEFGDEFEAPAAAFGAHRAELQGSDEDEHVRAPSGHHQAGHCLLWACKACKRKSTTVDRRKAATMRERRRLKKVNQAFETLKRCTTTNPNQRLPKVEILRNAIRYIESLQELLREQVENYYSMPGQSCSEPASPTSNCSDGMPECNSPVWSRKSSSFDSIYCPDVPNVYATDKSSLSSLDCLSSIVDRITNSEQPGLPLQHPASLSPVASTDSQPATPGASSSRLIYHVL